TATCTAGATGGATAAAACGAACTGCATATGTATTGGCAGATGACACAAATCCAATACCAATATAATTGTTTTGAATTAATTTTGATATTTGACGATTAAAATTTTCATTAGGATCATCGCTGTATTCTACTTTTAGTAAGAAATTAGTATTATTTCTTGATATCAATTCATCAATTTGGCTGTCATCATATTTAACCTCATCATCATTTGAACTTATATATTTATTAAAATCGTTCGGAAAATTTAGATCATTAACATATAGTAACCTGTCATTTTTAATGCCATCTCCAAAAAACCCTGGTGCATCAACAGCCAGTATAAAACCACAAGACAAATAGCTTTTAATACTTGGCAGGTTTTGGTGTTTAATTGTTGAACACAAAACTGCAGTATCGTGCTCTTTGGCCATTTCGATACGTTTGTGTAAAAGTTCTTTTTGTAGACCACTGCCTCTATAGCCTTCATCCACTGCATCTGCTTCGAGTAAAGCGTACTCAAGCGGAAAGTTACTGTGAAACTTAGTACCTAAAATATCAGTGTGATTAAATAAAATGGTTGATTCGCTAACCAGTTTATTATTTATATTAACATGGCCAAAAAGTACAGCTCCGGTTTTTAAAAATGAAATAAAATCATCAGTACTAAATGGAGTCACTGTAGCTTCAAAAATCTGCTTATCTAATCTTGCAAATTGTATTACTAATGGATCATCAGGACTGTCAACCCTGATTAGTTTTAGATACTCCATTTATTTAATTAACTTTATTTGGAATATCGCCTTTAGCCATTGATACCACTGCTTCAATTGATTTATCCATACTATTTCTTAGTGAATTATCAGTTGTCCAAGCATATTGTGGTGCTGCCCAAACATTTCCATCATACTTATTAAAATTTTCTGGAGTTTCATCTTCGAAGGCATAACCAAATAATTCATTATTAGCAACACGCTTTAAAAGTAGATCATGATTATAATCTCTATGAGTTACTGCTATAAAAATAGCATCATTTTTCATAGACAATATGTGCTTATCGCTGATCAGTTTATTTGTATCATCATTTGAAGCCATCACAGGAACAACTACATCACAAGAACTAAAGATCTCATCAAGTTCACAATATTGATATGAAGCACTTCGAGTTGACTTTGACCAATATTTAACATTCATGCCAATACCCTGAGCCAAAGCTCCAAGGGCACTTCCTATATTTCCAAGACCTATTATTCCAATAGTTTTGTCTTTTAGATCAAAACCCTTATAAGTAATAAAGTCAGAACCAAAATTCAGTGGGAAACCAGCCTTTAACATTAGAGGGATTTTTCTAGCAGTCGCTAGCATCATCATCATTGTCCATTCAGCAACTGACTCTGTGACAAAATTACGAATGTTAGCTACAGGGATTCCTTTTTCATCGGCATATGATGTATCAACATAACTAAATGATGTAGATTCTAAGACAATTCCTTTCAAATTAGGTATATTTTTATAATCATCAGTAGTTATACTCCAGCCAACAAAATCTGGATTAATTAACAAAATGCGATCTTGGTCACCTTCATATAGAGATTCAATTTCCTGCATAGGCACTATTTCAGAAATTACCTCTAGCTCTAAACCCGCATTCTTGAGTAATTCTCCGTGAGTATCATTAAATAGTTCATTCCAAAGTGGGTCTAAAGCAAAAAGTTTCATGATTACACTTTAGTGTAAATTTAATTCGAGCAACAGCCTAGTGCGAATCTACTTTCAAGGTTTTAAATAATTTTGGAACAAAAATCATTGTAATAACTAAACATAATGTCGCGTTAAAGATAAATGCTCCTTGAAGACCAAATATGGAAATAGAAATTCCTGCCAAAACATCACTAACCGATAGACCGAAAAAGAATACAAATGAAGTTATTGACAAAATAGTTGCTTGTTCAAATCTTTCAGATTTGGTTTGTAAATATGTTTGTATTGAAGTCTCAGGCAATGCAAATGAAATGGATTGAATGATTACAACTACTAAAGCTACCCAGATGTTTAAGAATACCGCCAAGACCGTTACAGTGCAGGTAGTAATAAAATATGTGAGTATTGATAGTTTAATTACATCATCACGTTTTGAACGTTTACCAAATTTTAAAGAACCATAGGTACTAAATATTGAAGTAACCCCATAAAAGATACCGATATAAGCAATATTGAGATTACTAGTTTTATATATAACTTGAAATAATCTCCAAGCAAAATCACCGATCGCACCCATAGAAAAAATCACTAAGATAAAAAGCACAGACTCTTTATTAGATAAGATTTTTTTAAATGTAGCAAACATTAACAAGAATGCACTTTTTTCTTCTGGAGTAACATTATTGTCAGGAATAAATATGACACTTAATCCAGAACAAAAGATGGTAATTATGGTTAAGAGCATTGGCAAAGTTGGCGATACCGTAAATAAATAAGATCCTAACGGCATTGCTACAATTCGAAATACATAGTACCAAGCTTTTGATTTAGAACGAAATCCATCATATAAATCCATAGCATTAGCTAAGTGGCTTTCCTCATATACCATTGCGTCAATAGAACCCGACCTGAAAGCATTTCCCAGACCAGCAATTGCTGAACCAATAAAATACCAATAAGTTGGAATGCGCAATAGCCAAATACCATACCCAACTAATAATAAAATTATCCCTAAAATATAAGATATTTTTCTTCCATATCTATCGCCAAAGGCTCCCGCAGGGATCTCGAAAAAGGCAGTGAGAAAATTTACTCCGTAAAATGCAAGTAAAGTAGTCGTTATTGTTAATCCCAAATATTGATTTCCATAAAATAATATAATTGGAATATGAAAACTTGGGCTGTCGAAAGTATTTGCAATATATGCAGCAAATTTAATTCTTGTTTTTACCATAGCTAACTAAGATCCTAGACTTTTTAATATAGTTGTGCGCCTAATACTGGTTCATGTTCTGGAGATACTAGTGTTAATAAGCCTCCACCCGAAATACCCTGATTCACATTGCCTGGTTTGGTCGTTGCTAAACCAAGAGTTAATACTTCTGATATGAATGGGCCAATTTGGCGTGGTGGAAAGTTAACAACAGCTAATACATATTTACCAATTAACGTTTCAGGAGTATACAAATCTGTTATTTGTGCAGAAGATTTTTTTACACCAATTTCTGATCCAAAATCTATGGCTAATTTATAGGCCGGTTTTTTAGCTTGTGGAAATTCATTAGCTTCTAGTATTTTTCCTACACAAATTTTTACCTTTTCAAAATCTTCATAAGATATTAAATCTGACTCAATCATGAAATTACCCTCTTAAAATAGTTCGTTGCTAGTATTGCTATCGTTGGATTCTTCGACTTCGTTTACAATGCCATTAGATGCTTTACTTTGACTATTTTCCATAACATTTTCAACTTCAAAACGTACTGCCTCAATTCTTTTTTGACATAGTGTAATTAGCTCATGTGCGCGCTTAACATTTTGTGCAAGCTCATCTATATCAACACCTCTATCTTCAACCTTCGAAACAATGGTTTCTAATTCAGCCATCGCATCTTTATAAGAAATATCTTTGTTTTGTTTTGTTTTTGTTGGTGTCATTACTTATTTTCTTTCTTTTCTTTAACAGTTGAAATGATTTCTCCATCACTTAATCTTGTTGTTATATTTTCGTTGTTTTCAATATCATCAATACTTGATATAACCTTACCTTTATCATTTAGCGTTAAAGAATAACCTCGTTCTACAACTCGCATAGGATCATGTGCATGTATAAGTTTCTTTAATGCAAGTAAGTTTTGTGTATCTCTATCAAATATATTAGAAACTTTGTCTTTAATTAAAAGTGCTATAGATTTTAACCCTTCTGATGATTTATCTAGAAGATAATTTACCTCACCTAACTTTTGAGAAATATTTGCAAGCCTTGTCTCGCTAGTAAATATTCTATCTAGTGAAGTCGTATCGATAGATTCCTTTAGCGAAAGCATATTAGAAATTGAAGTTTGTATCATTTCAATAATATATTGTGCACATGCTGTAGGTGTTTTTAAATGGATAAATGCAGTTTCGTCGGCTACTGAAATATCTATTTGATGACCCAAGCCTGTGAGTACCGGCTTGTTCGCAGCAATAATTGAACGTGCAACCTTCTCAGTATCGAATGTAGCTAAATCAGCTTTTGATCCACCACCTCGACACAGTAAAATAATATCTCCATCTATTTTATTTGCCAGTTCAAATGCACGTGCAACAGAGTCTGGCGCTTCACTACCCTGCATCAAAGCATTTATAACTTTAACATTAAAGCCAATTTCACTTTGTTTTAACTGATCTAATACATCAGCATGAGCAGCAGAACCCACAGAAGTGATCAGTATAAGCTTCAAAGGAAATCCACTAAGCTCAAGTTGAGTATTTGCTTTTAATATACCTTCGTTGTGAAGTTTCATCAAGAGTTCCCGGCGAGCTATAGCAATTTGGCCTAAAGAAAATTGTGTATCTACATCACTAACATGTAATGACATTTTGCCGAACGGTGCATAAAAATCTGGACGTACTTTTATACGAACTTCACGATCTTCAGCTAATATTTCACGCAAATTAGCTTTGATCTTTTGTGCTTGCCATTTCAGTAAGGTACAAGGAATTACACTAGGGCTTGAGGCCTTAGTACCAGAATCGACTAGATCAAAATATATATGTCCGCTAGTATGGAAACGTAGTTTTTGAACATCACCTTTAACCCAAACTTCATCTGGAAAAGAAGTAGATACTGCTAATGAGATTGCTTCGTTGATTTCTTTTACAGAAAAAGTGCGATCATTCACTGCAATAGAATCATCGTCTACAAATCGATCAATTTCTGTACTAAAAGGCATTAAAACATTATACTTAGAGATAAGTAGATTTTAAAGCCAGCTAGAATCAAGTACCCAATATGACGAATTTCCTTTTTTTACATGCACACCCTGATGATGAAGCTATTTTTACTGGTGGAACAATCAAAAAACTAGCTAATGACGGACATAATGTGCACGTTGTTTTTGCAACTGGAGGTGAGCTAGGGAAAAAATTAAATAGTGAACAGAATATTCTAGATACAAGATTTGAAGAATCTCAAAATGCGTGTAAGATTTTAAACGTAAGCTCATTTGAATTTTTGGGATATCATGATTCAGGTTTAGATAAAGATGATTTCCCAGAAAATGCTTTTGCTAAGTGCGATATAGATGAAGCATCTAAAAAGCTTAATTTTTTTATAGAAAGTAAATCTATAGACGTTTTTATTTGTGATGATGAGTATGGCATTTATGGACATCCTGATCATCTTCAAGCCCATTTAGTAGGGGTTGCATCATCAATCTTGGTTAAAGAATTTTATAATACAACTGTCGATCGAGAATATTTACATTTTGTTGAAACTCATTTAGTAGAAGAGGCAAATATTGCACATGCCTCTACATTAGATTTAGCCAGAACGACTTTGGGAATGTCTAGTGTTGAAATTGCTCACACGATATCAGTTAACGATGCACTAGCCGAGAAAAGAAAAGCAATGAAAGCACATGCGAGCCAGATTGACGATACTTCGTCAGCTTTAATTCTAAATAACGATCAATTTAGAGCGGTATACGGTTATGAGTGGTTCATCGGTTTCAATGAGGATTCGAGATCGAACTCACTTTTGAAATATTGTATTTGATAATTATATTAAAGGAAAACATATGAGTATTATTAATAATCGTAAAAATAGCGCAGTAGGTGTTAAAGAAACTTATGTAGCCTTATTAACTGGAGCGCTTTTGCTCGACGTACGCGAGATCGAAGAGTTCGAAGCGGGACATGTACAAGGTGCTATTAATATTCCCTTGAGTGAACTCAACGAAAGATATATTGAATTAGACAAAAATGATGAAATACATATTATATGTAAAAGTGGAGGCCGTTCAGGTCAAGCAACCGAATTTTTGGCTAGTGCTGGTTATAATGTAAGAAATGTTTCAGGTGGTTCACTGGATTGGTATAGCGAAGAACTTCCCTTCATATCTGAAAACGGCGAAGAACCAACTGTCTTATAATTTTAGTGTCGTTGATGCTAACGGGCGCTTTCGTTATCGAGAAGCCAGCGCTTGACTTTAAGGCCAGTTTCATCCATACCCATATATCCACCCAATTCACCACTAGCTCGCACCACGCGATGACAGGGGATCAATAGAGGCAAAGGATTCTTGCGCATTGCTGTTCCAACTGCACGCGCTGCCTTTTCGTTACCAGCCAATGCAGCAAGTTCTTGATACGAGATAGTTGTTCCGCTTGGTACATCTTTTAATAGCGTGTCATAGACTCTGTAAGTAAATGTACCATTGCCCGCAACATCTTTTAGATCGATACCACAAACTTTGATCATATTTTTCCATGCGATTTCAACTTCTTTTTTTGAACCACCAGAAAAATAATCCATAACTGAATCAATAATATCTTGTTGTCTTTTTAGAGAGATATCATCTTCTTCTCTGCGATAAGAGCCTTGCCAACCTGGCATAACAAATTCAACAACACGGCCATTTTGTGTAACAATCTCAATTGAGCCTATTGGAGTATTTGCAAAAAATGACATTTACTAAACGAATTGCTTAATGTCAGCTTGTTTCTCACCAACAGCTTTAGCAGCATTTAATAGATCTTGCTTTTCATCTTCAGCTAAATCAAGTTCAACAACTTTTTCTACACCACTACGACCAATTACTGCAGGAACACCTAGATAAACATCGTTTATTCCGTATTCACCATTCATGTAAGCGCATACAGGCATTTGTTCTTTAGTATCTTGCGCAACTGCTTGAACCATTCTCGCAGCAGCAGCACTTGGTGCATAATAAGCAGAACCAGTTTTTAGTAATCCAACAATTTCAGCGCCACCGTCGCGTGTACGTTGAACTAGTTGATCGATTTCTTCATTGCTTAAAACATCAGTTAATGCTTTGCCATCTACTTTTACTAATGAAGGAACAGGAACCATAGTGTCACCGTGGCTACCCAAAGTCATTGCCTCAATTTTATTTGCCGGCACTCCACATTTTTGTGCAACAAAATATTTAAAACGCGCAGTATCTAACATTCCAGCTTGACCCATAACTTTTGATTTATCAAAACCAGAAACAGCTGATGCAAGTGCTGTCATTTCATCAAGTGGATTAGAGACAACAATTAAAACAGCATTTGGTGATACACCAGATAGTTTCTCGGTAACATCGGAAACAATACCTGCATTTACTTCAAGTAGATCCATACGACTCATCCCTGGCTTGCGAGGCATTCCAGCTGTAATCACACATATGTCAGAATCGGCAGTCTCTTCATATGAATTTGTACCAATAATATTTGTTTGAAAGCCTTCAATTGATTGTGCTTGATTCATATCTAAAGCTAAACCTTGTGGTTTACCTTCGAGGATATCAACCATCACCACTTCTTGTGCATAATTTGCTTCAGCAATTCTTTGAACTGTTGTAGAACCATAAAAACCCGCACCAACAACTGTAATTTTCATTTTATCTCCTATATAGAATTATTTATAAATAAATTCTAATGGAACAATCCATCTAATACTATTTGTGTGTCCACTAGGTTTCCATCAAATAGAGTTCCTCCCAAAGGTGTATCATCTAAACGTGGCGATACTGTTAAATCACGCATATCAATAAAGCAATCAACTTCTATACCGAATATATTTGTTTGAAAATCTGTTTCAATTCCAGCACCTGTTATGCTATTAGCGACTACAAGTCCTAATTCGCCTAAGGGATCTTTAAAAACTGTTTCCAAGTTTTCATCAAACTCAAACCTATTTCTTAATAAATTATTTAAATAAACCTCAATACCTTCTTCAAAACCAACACTTCTTTCCAGCAAAACTTGAAGACCTGCAATTGCTATTATATTGCGGAGTAAATTATCGTTTGGCTTCCCTATAGTTTGGATTAATCTCGAGAGTTCTATCAATTCTTTATTGCTAAAAGAACCCATTTTTTCCTTGATACAATTTAGAAGTTTAACTTCATCGTCGCCATAGGTGATTATATGCCTTTTTTCATCTTGCATTAACACTATAACCCTTAATTGACCGTTTCGATAGCTTTATTCTAATTAGGATATATTGTTTAATCAAATTTATTAATGTTCAGTTACATTCTTTCAATCATAGCTTGACCAAACTCATATGTGCCTACTTCGCTAGCTTCATCCATTGCGCGCGCAAAATCATATGTAACTACCCTATCGACAATAGTTCGCTCTAGAGCCGTTGTTATAGTACTAGCCACATCATCCCATCCTAAATGTTCGAACATCATTACACCTGACAAAATTACAGAACCAGGATTAACCTTATTTTGTCCGGCATACTTAGGAGCAGTACCATGAGTAGCCTCAAATACCCCATGACCAGTTGTGTAGTTTATATTTCCACCAGGAGCAATACCAATACCGCCAACTTGAGCAGCCAAAGCATCAGATAGATAATCGCCATTTAAATTACAGGTAGCCAAAACATCAAATTGTTTAGGGTTCAATAAAGTTTGTTGAAAACAATTATCAGCAATGACATCCTGTACAAGAATTTTATCTCCAGGATCGCCCCCACAATCCTCCCAAGAAACGTGAGTATCACTAAATTCTTCTTTGAGTAGGTCATAGCCCCAACGCATAAATGCGCCTTCTG
This genomic window from Acidimicrobiia bacterium contains:
- a CDS encoding GNAT family N-acetyltransferase produces the protein MEYLKLIRVDSPDDPLVIQFARLDKQIFEATVTPFSTDDFISFLKTGAVLFGHVNINNKLVSESTILFNHTDILGTKFHSNFPLEYALLEADAVDEGYRGSGLQKELLHKRIEMAKEHDTAVLCSTIKHQNLPSIKSYLSCGFILAVDAPGFFGDGIKNDRLLYVNDLNFPNDFNKYISSNDDEVKYDDSQIDELISRNNTNFLLKVEYSDDPNENFNRQISKLIQNNYIGIGFVSSANTYAVRFIHLDILPKHIADAIKFRQTQIKNLL
- a CDS encoding MFS transporter encodes the protein MVKTRIKFAAYIANTFDSPSFHIPIILFYGNQYLGLTITTTLLAFYGVNFLTAFFEIPAGAFGDRYGRKISYILGIILLLVGYGIWLLRIPTYWYFIGSAIAGLGNAFRSGSIDAMVYEESHLANAMDLYDGFRSKSKAWYYVFRIVAMPLGSYLFTVSPTLPMLLTIITIFCSGLSVIFIPDNNVTPEEKSAFLLMFATFKKILSNKESVLFILVIFSMGAIGDFAWRLFQVIYKTSNLNIAYIGIFYGVTSIFSTYGSLKFGKRSKRDDVIKLSILTYFITTCTVTVLAVFLNIWVALVVVIIQSISFALPETSIQTYLQTKSERFEQATILSITSFVFFFGLSVSDVLAGISISIFGLQGAFIFNATLCLVITMIFVPKLFKTLKVDSH
- a CDS encoding tRNA-binding protein; the protein is MIESDLISYEDFEKVKICVGKILEANEFPQAKKPAYKLAIDFGSEIGVKKSSAQITDLYTPETLIGKYVLAVVNFPPRQIGPFISEVLTLGLATTKPGNVNQGISGGGLLTLVSPEHEPVLGAQLY
- the xseB gene encoding exodeoxyribonuclease VII small subunit, which translates into the protein MTPTKTKQNKDISYKDAMAELETIVSKVEDRGVDIDELAQNVKRAHELITLCQKRIEAVRFEVENVMENSQSKASNGIVNEVEESNDSNTSNELF
- the xseA gene encoding exodeoxyribonuclease VII large subunit, producing the protein MPFSTEIDRFVDDDSIAVNDRTFSVKEINEAISLAVSTSFPDEVWVKGDVQKLRFHTSGHIYFDLVDSGTKASSPSVIPCTLLKWQAQKIKANLREILAEDREVRIKVRPDFYAPFGKMSLHVSDVDTQFSLGQIAIARRELLMKLHNEGILKANTQLELSGFPLKLILITSVGSAAHADVLDQLKQSEIGFNVKVINALMQGSEAPDSVARAFELANKIDGDIILLCRGGGSKADLATFDTEKVARSIIAANKPVLTGLGHQIDISVADETAFIHLKTPTACAQYIIEMIQTSISNMLSLKESIDTTSLDRIFTSETRLANISQKLGEVNYLLDKSSEGLKSIALLIKDKVSNIFDRDTQNLLALKKLIHAHDPMRVVERGYSLTLNDKGKVISSIDDIENNENITTRLSDGEIISTVKEKKENK
- a CDS encoding PIG-L family deacetylase; amino-acid sequence: MTNFLFLHAHPDDEAIFTGGTIKKLANDGHNVHVVFATGGELGKKLNSEQNILDTRFEESQNACKILNVSSFEFLGYHDSGLDKDDFPENAFAKCDIDEASKKLNFFIESKSIDVFICDDEYGIYGHPDHLQAHLVGVASSILVKEFYNTTVDREYLHFVETHLVEEANIAHASTLDLARTTLGMSSVEIAHTISVNDALAEKRKAMKAHASQIDDTSSALILNNDQFRAVYGYEWFIGFNEDSRSNSLLKYCI
- a CDS encoding rhodanese-like domain-containing protein — encoded protein: MSIINNRKNSAVGVKETYVALLTGALLLDVREIEEFEAGHVQGAINIPLSELNERYIELDKNDEIHIICKSGGRSGQATEFLASAGYNVRNVSGGSLDWYSEELPFISENGEEPTVL
- a CDS encoding MGMT family protein; the protein is MPGWQGSYRREEDDISLKRQQDIIDSVMDYFSGGSKKEVEIAWKNMIKVCGIDLKDVAGNGTFTYRVYDTLLKDVPSGTTISYQELAALAGNEKAARAVGTAMRKNPLPLLIPCHRVVRASGELGGYMGMDETGLKVKRWLLDNESAR
- the mdh gene encoding malate dehydrogenase, with the translated sequence MKITVVGAGFYGSTTVQRIAEANYAQEVVMVDILEGKPQGLALDMNQAQSIEGFQTNIIGTNSYEETADSDICVITAGMPRKPGMSRMDLLEVNAGIVSDVTEKLSGVSPNAVLIVVSNPLDEMTALASAVSGFDKSKVMGQAGMLDTARFKYFVAQKCGVPANKIEAMTLGSHGDTMVPVPSLVKVDGKALTDVLSNEEIDQLVQRTRDGGAEIVGLLKTGSAYYAPSAAAARMVQAVAQDTKEQMPVCAYMNGEYGINDVYLGVPAVIGRSGVEKVVELDLAEDEKQDLLNAAKAVGEKQADIKQFV